Proteins from one Alphaproteobacteria bacterium genomic window:
- a CDS encoding response regulator transcription factor, with amino-acid sequence MSEKKSTILIIEDELPIRKLLTITLEGKGYKVVDADQGRMGARLAASVKPELILLDLGLPDIDGKEVIQTVREWSQVPIIICSVRNDDEEMIKAFEMGADDYVIKPFNPDVLLARIYANIRKSATEVAGEPELANGKIRMDLVRHEVFLDDIKTPLTPKEYELLRYFLINRGKMLTHKQILKEVWGAAHSENMQYLRVYVSQLREKIENKSDDQVYITTEPGIGYRMEIIHNEHPPLKQAAVG; translated from the coding sequence ATGAGTGAAAAAAAAAGCACCATTTTAATTATTGAAGATGAATTACCTATCCGAAAACTTTTGACCATCACCCTAGAAGGTAAAGGATACAAAGTAGTTGATGCAGATCAAGGTCGCATGGGCGCAAGATTAGCTGCCTCTGTTAAACCAGAACTTATTCTCTTAGATTTAGGATTACCAGACATTGATGGTAAAGAGGTTATCCAGACAGTACGTGAATGGTCCCAAGTACCTATCATTATATGTTCTGTACGCAATGATGATGAAGAAATGATTAAGGCTTTTGAAATGGGTGCAGATGATTATGTAATTAAACCTTTTAATCCTGATGTGTTGTTAGCCCGTATTTATGCCAATATAAGAAAATCTGCTACAGAGGTTGCAGGTGAACCTGAATTAGCCAATGGTAAAATTCGTATGGATCTTGTTCGTCATGAAGTATTTTTAGATGATATTAAAACACCTTTAACCCCGAAAGAATATGAATTATTACGTTATTTTCTTATTAATCGTGGTAAAATGCTTACCCATAAACAAATTTTAAAAGAAGTATGGGGTGCAGCCCACAGTGAAAATATGCAATATTTAAGAGTATATGTAAGTCAATTACGTGAAAAAATAGAAAACAAATCTGATGATCAAGTTTATATAACGACAGAACCAGGGATTGGATATCGTATGGAAATTATTCATAACGAACATCCTCCTTTAAAACAAGCAGCAGTTGGATAA